A region from the Agarivorans sp. Alg241-V36 genome encodes:
- a CDS encoding ABC transporter substrate-binding protein, protein MNYLSKWLRLISLCFVLLVPWQANAQDSLDKQYTLTLALMPSSGKQRQAYKQLIERFSRAYPQVKVGTLVYENEYYKKNIEDIIKNNDGKGDLFFWFGGERLRGLAKNNLILDISSWWQQANWQNTFSPAAQRASQHQEYYYALPINYYQWGFYYRQSMIRYQPNTFDSWQQFLSSCQRLAKQGQHLVTIGSKEAWPVAAWFDYLNLRINGLAFHQQLLAGDIAYTDKRVEQIFTYWQQAIDAQCFVPNSDSMGWKQALPAMYREKAAAILMGNFFLAAVPDRVRNDLAFAAFPPVIEGQKQYEEAPVDVIVAHPQAQSNIAAFWFLDFLSKDDVLNELNQQLGKINPLPNSKSSEDRFIQAGTQLLNSASGVSQFFDRDSPKQFASPAMDIMVEFLEQRISIVEAMAQLESLRLKVFAIAQ, encoded by the coding sequence TTGAACTATCTATCTAAGTGGCTAAGGCTTATTTCCCTTTGCTTTGTGTTGCTTGTTCCATGGCAAGCAAATGCGCAAGACAGCTTAGATAAACAATATACGCTTACCTTGGCCTTAATGCCCAGCAGCGGTAAGCAGCGTCAAGCTTACAAACAGTTGATTGAACGCTTTAGTCGCGCTTATCCGCAAGTGAAGGTAGGCACATTGGTCTACGAAAACGAATATTATAAAAAGAACATCGAAGACATAATCAAAAACAATGATGGTAAAGGTGATTTGTTTTTTTGGTTTGGCGGTGAGCGGCTTAGAGGTTTGGCTAAGAACAACTTAATTCTTGATATCTCATCCTGGTGGCAACAAGCCAACTGGCAGAACACCTTTAGCCCTGCAGCTCAACGCGCCTCTCAACATCAGGAGTATTATTACGCCCTGCCAATCAACTACTATCAGTGGGGCTTTTACTATCGCCAGTCGATGATTCGTTATCAACCCAATACCTTTGATAGCTGGCAGCAATTTCTCTCCAGTTGCCAACGCTTGGCAAAACAAGGCCAGCATTTAGTCACTATAGGCAGTAAAGAAGCGTGGCCGGTGGCTGCATGGTTTGACTACCTTAATTTAAGGATTAACGGTTTGGCATTCCATCAGCAGTTACTTGCCGGGGACATTGCCTACACAGATAAGCGGGTGGAGCAGATATTCACTTATTGGCAGCAAGCGATAGATGCCCAATGTTTTGTGCCAAACAGTGACAGCATGGGTTGGAAGCAGGCGCTGCCCGCAATGTATCGTGAAAAGGCTGCAGCTATATTAATGGGTAACTTTTTCCTTGCGGCGGTACCTGACAGAGTGCGCAACGATTTAGCGTTTGCAGCTTTTCCGCCGGTGATTGAAGGACAAAAGCAATATGAAGAGGCGCCAGTTGATGTGATTGTGGCGCACCCTCAAGCTCAATCCAATATTGCTGCCTTTTGGTTTTTAGATTTTTTGTCAAAGGATGATGTTTTAAACGAGCTAAACCAGCAATTAGGTAAAATTAATCCCTTGCCCAATAGCAAATCCAGTGAAGACCGCTTCATTCAAGCTGGCACTCAGCTACTCAATTCGGCCAGTGGTGTTTCGCAGTTTTTTGACAGAGATAGCCCCAAGCAATTTGCCTCTCCTGCCATGGATATTATGGTGGAGTTTTTAGAGCAACGGATAAGTATTGTGGAGGCAATGGCTCAATTAGAGTCTCTGCGGTTAAAGGTTTTTGCCATTGCTCAGTAA
- a CDS encoding metalloregulator ArsR/SmtB family transcription factor, giving the protein MKTTDNILYRIKSQGGLTVKMLAEQLDITTMGVRQHLQSLENDELIEHFDKKVKVGRPTRYWQLTDKGHGRFPDCHSDLSVQLIGAVKQVFGESGLEQLVSHREQQSFSAYKQAMDGITSIADKLELLSNKRSQEGYMANWQRQQDNYLFVEDHCPICIAATECQGLCRSELEMLQKLFSECEVERTEHIVAGSRRCAYTLRPLDANE; this is encoded by the coding sequence ATGAAAACCACAGATAACATCTTATATCGAATAAAAAGCCAGGGCGGGCTTACGGTAAAGATGTTAGCCGAACAGCTTGATATCACTACCATGGGCGTTCGTCAGCACCTGCAAAGCTTAGAAAACGATGAGCTAATCGAACACTTCGACAAAAAAGTAAAAGTAGGTAGACCAACTCGTTATTGGCAATTAACCGACAAAGGCCACGGGCGTTTTCCAGATTGCCACAGCGATTTAAGTGTTCAGCTTATTGGCGCGGTAAAGCAGGTGTTTGGTGAGTCTGGATTAGAGCAATTGGTTAGCCATCGTGAGCAGCAGAGTTTTAGTGCTTATAAACAAGCGATGGACGGAATCACCAGTATTGCCGATAAATTAGAGCTTTTGAGTAATAAGCGTAGCCAAGAGGGTTACATGGCCAATTGGCAGCGCCAGCAAGATAACTACCTGTTTGTTGAAGATCATTGCCCGATTTGCATCGCTGCTACCGAATGCCAAGGTTTATGCCGCTCTGAATTAGAAATGCTGCAAAAGCTATTTAGTGAATGTGAGGTTGAGCGAACCGAGCATATCGTAGCGGGATCTCGTCGTTGTGCTTATACCTTAAGGCCTTTAGATGCTAATGAATAA
- a CDS encoding flavodoxin family protein: MTSLQTSKVAVVYFTKTDVTGILAKALQAGLTKSRSIDVITIQILGEQIIEGRFCAPEVFEQLADCDAIIFGSPTYMGGVAAQFKAFADATSELWCKQQWAGKLAAGFTCGSALNGDQTSTLQYLVTLANQHGMLWVGLDIASGYDEDELNRLGCQLGVVAQSSNGELHPSDVATAQYLGERIQVILCKSINASQGGYRGVEA, from the coding sequence GTGACTAGTTTGCAAACCTCTAAAGTTGCGGTGGTGTATTTTACTAAAACCGATGTAACAGGAATTTTAGCTAAAGCCTTACAAGCAGGGCTTACTAAGTCGCGTTCAATAGACGTCATCACTATTCAAATTCTAGGTGAGCAAATAATAGAAGGGCGCTTTTGTGCTCCCGAGGTGTTTGAGCAGCTTGCCGATTGCGATGCCATTATCTTTGGCTCACCGACTTATATGGGCGGAGTAGCTGCTCAATTTAAGGCTTTTGCCGATGCCACCAGTGAACTTTGGTGCAAGCAGCAATGGGCAGGAAAGCTCGCAGCTGGCTTTACTTGCGGCAGTGCGCTTAATGGCGATCAAACCAGCACCTTGCAATACCTAGTCACGCTAGCCAATCAACATGGCATGTTGTGGGTAGGTTTAGACATAGCCAGTGGTTACGATGAAGATGAGTTAAATCGCTTAGGTTGTCAGCTAGGCGTAGTGGCTCAATCAAGTAACGGAGAACTTCACCCAAGCGATGTTGCTACCGCCCAGTACTTAGGTGAGCGAATACAGGTTATCTTATGTAAAAGTATTAATGCATCACAAGGAGGATATCGTGGAGTGGAAGCCTAA
- a CDS encoding phosphate ABC transporter substrate-binding protein, which translates to MKIKLITALSAASMLFATSAFASNTVTVSGSTSVSGIMEVLAEKYQATQQDVVEVQSTGSSAGIRAAKEGTSMIGMSSRDVKDSEKNEVTQEIVMAMDGIAVAVNNANQVQDLSIEQVKKIYMGEIKNWKEVGGADQPIVAVTREVGSGTRGAFEDIMGLTRKINDVTVTAISPRAQVGSGNGAIKTLVANNPYAIGFISLGSVDDSLSAVSIEGAAATKDNIKSGSYGIARPFVLLVNNQPADEAQQFLDFIMGTNGQAIVAEEGYIEVN; encoded by the coding sequence ATGAAAATCAAGTTAATCACGGCATTAAGTGCTGCTTCTATGTTGTTTGCTACCAGCGCTTTTGCAAGTAACACTGTTACAGTTTCTGGTTCTACATCGGTATCAGGAATCATGGAAGTATTAGCTGAAAAATACCAAGCAACCCAGCAAGATGTAGTTGAAGTGCAAAGCACCGGCTCATCTGCGGGTATCCGTGCAGCCAAAGAAGGTACTAGCATGATTGGTATGTCTTCTCGTGATGTTAAAGATTCTGAAAAGAACGAAGTCACTCAAGAAATTGTTATGGCAATGGATGGCATCGCGGTAGCTGTGAACAATGCTAACCAAGTTCAAGACTTAAGCATTGAGCAAGTTAAGAAGATCTACATGGGTGAGATTAAAAACTGGAAAGAAGTAGGTGGCGCTGACCAACCTATTGTTGCCGTTACTCGTGAAGTAGGTTCTGGTACTCGTGGTGCATTTGAAGACATTATGGGTCTTACTCGTAAAATTAATGACGTAACAGTTACTGCTATTTCTCCTCGTGCGCAGGTTGGCAGTGGCAACGGTGCAATTAAAACCTTAGTAGCTAACAACCCTTATGCTATTGGTTTCATCTCTTTAGGTTCGGTTGATGATTCTTTATCTGCAGTATCTATTGAAGGTGCCGCAGCCACTAAAGACAACATCAAGTCTGGCTCTTACGGTATTGCACGTCCATTCGTATTGTTGGTAAACAACCAACCTGCTGATGAAGCACAACAGTTCCTAGATTTCATTATGGGCACTAATGGTCAAGCGATTGTTGCTGAAGAAGGCTACATCGAAGTTAACTAA
- a CDS encoding DUF882 domain-containing protein, producing MPGERFLSMTNLHTNESCEVCFWKSGEFQDKEVGQLDQLLRDFRRNEATEMDKALYMQMALLQDRLGGKVHFDIISGYRSPATNEMLRKNGGGVAKKSFHMAGQAVDLRVKGQSLAKVHKHALELKLGGVGYYPSSGFIHLDTGRVRSWRGS from the coding sequence TTGCCGGGAGAGCGCTTTTTAAGCATGACCAATCTACATACCAACGAAAGCTGTGAGGTGTGTTTTTGGAAAAGTGGTGAGTTTCAAGACAAGGAAGTAGGGCAGTTGGACCAATTGTTACGTGACTTTAGACGTAATGAAGCCACTGAGATGGATAAAGCCTTATATATGCAAATGGCCTTGTTGCAAGATCGTTTAGGTGGAAAGGTGCATTTTGACATCATATCTGGCTATCGATCACCAGCAACCAATGAAATGCTACGTAAAAATGGTGGCGGGGTAGCTAAAAAAAGCTTCCATATGGCTGGTCAAGCGGTGGATCTGCGCGTTAAGGGGCAATCTCTTGCAAAGGTTCACAAGCATGCTCTTGAGCTAAAACTAGGTGGAGTAGGGTATTACCCATCTAGTGGTTTTATTCATTTAGACACTGGAAGAGTGCGTAGCTGGCGCGGTTCTTAG
- a CDS encoding DUF924 family protein, producing the protein MAYQEVLDFWFEHLSPEQWFSVDPKIDELINRKFSALLQQAASGELYAWREQAESSLAEIILLDQFLRNIHRGQAGAFANDSLALCLAQQAVAKGFDQQLSVGQRSFIYMPYMHSESLVIHQLAEQLFKAPGLELNYQFELKHKVIIERFGRYPHRNQILGRESSAEEIAFLAGPDSSF; encoded by the coding sequence ATGGCTTATCAAGAAGTATTAGATTTTTGGTTTGAGCACTTAAGCCCTGAGCAGTGGTTTAGTGTAGACCCCAAGATTGATGAGTTAATCAATCGCAAGTTCTCGGCTCTTTTGCAACAAGCTGCCAGTGGTGAGTTGTATGCTTGGCGTGAGCAAGCAGAGTCGAGCTTGGCTGAAATTATACTCTTGGATCAGTTCTTAAGAAATATTCATCGCGGCCAAGCGGGAGCCTTTGCAAACGATTCTCTAGCACTCTGTTTAGCGCAGCAGGCGGTGGCCAAAGGTTTTGATCAACAGCTGAGCGTTGGCCAGCGAAGCTTTATATATATGCCGTATATGCATAGCGAATCTTTAGTTATTCACCAACTGGCAGAGCAATTGTTTAAAGCGCCGGGGCTAGAGCTAAACTATCAGTTTGAGTTAAAACACAAAGTGATAATTGAGCGCTTTGGGCGCTACCCTCACCGCAATCAAATACTTGGCAGAGAGTCTAGCGCTGAGGAAATTGCTTTCTTAGCGGGTCCCGATTCTTCTTTCTAA
- the pstC gene encoding phosphate ABC transporter permease subunit PstC, whose product MNQTIAAPAQEFELKNSALLEALSQSSQKVDWVGRFFNLLFLLSALIGVLSVATIGYFLVLEGLPAIQFAGLSNFLLGVDWYPPALYGIGAMIVASVVSALGAVIIGVPVAILTAIFLAEVAPKWLANIIRPAVELLAGIPSVVYGFFGLVIIVPAIESTFNVPAGSTLLAAIIVLAVMILPTVITIAETSIRAIPRTYKEGSYALGASPMFTIFKVMLPAARSGILAGVVLGVARAVGETMAIIMVMGNSTAMPGSLLDSARSLTANIALEMSYATGIHASSLYSTGIVLLVFVMILNTSLVVLNRKRVK is encoded by the coding sequence ATGAATCAAACGATTGCTGCTCCAGCTCAAGAATTTGAGTTGAAAAATTCTGCGCTATTAGAAGCGCTTAGCCAGTCTTCCCAGAAGGTTGACTGGGTTGGTCGCTTCTTTAACTTGCTGTTTTTGCTGAGCGCACTGATTGGTGTGCTATCGGTAGCGACCATTGGCTATTTCTTGGTGCTGGAAGGCTTACCCGCCATTCAGTTTGCTGGATTAAGTAACTTCTTATTGGGCGTAGATTGGTATCCGCCAGCCTTATATGGCATTGGTGCAATGATTGTTGCATCGGTGGTATCGGCTTTAGGCGCGGTAATAATTGGTGTACCAGTGGCCATACTAACAGCAATATTCTTAGCTGAAGTTGCGCCAAAATGGTTGGCTAATATTATCCGCCCTGCGGTAGAGCTATTAGCTGGCATACCATCGGTAGTATATGGTTTCTTTGGTTTGGTAATTATTGTTCCAGCAATTGAATCAACATTTAATGTTCCTGCCGGTAGCACTTTGCTAGCTGCCATCATTGTGTTGGCAGTGATGATACTACCTACCGTAATTACTATTGCGGAAACCTCTATTAGAGCGATTCCACGTACTTATAAAGAAGGCTCATACGCTTTAGGTGCTTCGCCGATGTTCACCATTTTTAAGGTGATGTTGCCAGCCGCCCGTTCGGGAATATTGGCAGGTGTGGTGCTAGGTGTTGCTCGCGCCGTAGGCGAAACCATGGCCATTATTATGGTGATGGGTAACTCAACAGCAATGCCGGGTTCGCTATTAGATTCAGCCCGTTCCCTAACCGCTAACATCGCCTTAGAGATGTCTTATGCCACAGGCATTCATGCGAGTTCTTTGTACTCAACGGGTATTGTTCTATTGGTATTTGTGATGATTTTGAATACTAGCTTAGTGGTATTAAACCGTAAGAGGGTGAAATAA
- the lepB gene encoding signal peptidase I, translated as MEWKPKLWVSILLAIIIQPSVFLYLNRLRLFGFYFCVSIFTAIIDWYYSSFLILALVLVILVHSFIIVRYYDESLPRAWFSRWWGLVAVHALVLGLLTLFRAFLFEPFSIPAASMSPQLEVGDYIVVKKFGYGTYGTYGVTILDQDGVNPELMEKGSVYVFYPPNMEVPHVSRLVGLPGELVSFKGSEISVNGKELSASFVSGSTDFEIYKEVLANNSYLVQRMIGVSRPFSDAYVIPDNSYFFVGDNRDNSVDSRLYGVVDGSRVLGKLALTLKPNAFSLKNSLPE; from the coding sequence GTGGAGTGGAAGCCTAAGCTTTGGGTATCGATTTTATTAGCGATTATTATTCAACCATCTGTTTTTCTTTATTTAAATCGTCTTCGATTGTTCGGCTTCTACTTCTGTGTGTCGATTTTTACCGCAATAATCGATTGGTATTATTCAAGTTTTTTAATTCTCGCTCTGGTGTTAGTTATTCTTGTACATAGTTTTATCATCGTTAGGTATTACGACGAAAGTTTGCCGAGAGCTTGGTTTTCACGGTGGTGGGGCTTAGTCGCTGTTCATGCTTTGGTATTAGGGTTATTAACCCTGTTTAGGGCATTTTTATTTGAGCCGTTCTCTATTCCTGCTGCTTCAATGAGTCCTCAATTAGAGGTTGGGGATTATATTGTTGTAAAGAAGTTTGGCTATGGAACCTATGGTACCTATGGAGTGACCATCTTAGATCAAGATGGAGTTAATCCTGAGTTGATGGAAAAAGGCAGCGTTTACGTATTTTATCCTCCAAATATGGAGGTGCCTCATGTGTCTCGTCTAGTTGGTCTACCGGGAGAACTGGTTAGTTTCAAAGGAAGTGAAATAAGCGTAAACGGAAAAGAGTTATCCGCAAGTTTTGTATCGGGATCCACGGATTTCGAGATCTATAAAGAAGTATTGGCTAACAATAGCTATTTAGTACAAAGAATGATTGGCGTTTCTCGTCCATTTAGCGATGCTTATGTCATCCCTGATAATTCCTACTTTTTTGTTGGCGATAATCGAGATAATTCGGTGGATAGCCGCTTATATGGCGTTGTTGATGGTAGTCGTGTTCTTGGGAAGCTAGCTTTAACACTTAAACCCAATGCTTTTTCCCTTAAAAATAGCCTGCCTGAATAA
- a CDS encoding murein L,D-transpeptidase, translating into MLEWSVGRLLLGLWVSCFSLYVHAAVSLLGPNEPASNVFKQANQIHRDADDSQTEIKGLEASPNNELGVGERLLSRLSWPNQALNDSAIVLKAEDYHVRYSDLQQSIQYFHPESLWYGYPQARNTRDQLQWMLLEFSLAGGPKQLSEWLAQINAINNDNPQWEALYTDAFLGLMAFCQQLMRLDYAQSMALNNITSTPLMLLIDEPWLAHLSRADLYQQLSSMRGELNIERLRYRQQILHWLNVQQQRKQQVHIASGPLLSLNSRDWRVPLIRQRLAEFDIANQFADLQLDTMDADTVSALKRFQAQHGLKADGIVGSDTLYWLNFKPVNRSKMLAKNLLRKQLLERFMLSSNQQRIMVNVPAYQMTYLDKDSEVFQSKVVVGRASRATPLLVSEISSVVINPYWNVPRTIVRKDIIPKLRRDPTYVDQQRFELFDYQGQAVPSEQIDWTLVKDTGAFPYRMRQRPGPGNALGAYKFHFDNQFAVYLHDTSSPELFSEQQRAFSSGCVRVEAADYLADTLLKQAGYSEQYKQRLIAKGDPKWVPLKQKVPVYLVYFTSWFDGGGGLHYRKDIYNFSSLDSSLAS; encoded by the coding sequence GTGTTGGAGTGGTCCGTGGGTAGGTTGCTGTTAGGCCTTTGGGTGAGTTGTTTTAGTTTGTATGTGCATGCAGCGGTAAGCTTGCTGGGGCCTAACGAACCAGCCAGTAATGTGTTTAAACAGGCCAATCAAATTCATCGTGATGCTGACGATTCTCAGACGGAAATTAAAGGCTTAGAGGCTTCTCCAAACAACGAATTAGGCGTGGGGGAGCGTTTATTAAGTCGCTTAAGTTGGCCAAATCAAGCGCTTAATGATTCAGCCATAGTACTTAAGGCCGAAGACTACCACGTTCGTTATTCAGACCTTCAACAATCTATTCAGTATTTTCATCCCGAGTCACTGTGGTATGGCTATCCGCAGGCCAGAAATACCCGTGACCAGCTGCAGTGGATGTTGTTGGAATTTAGTTTGGCAGGTGGGCCAAAACAGTTGAGCGAATGGCTCGCTCAAATAAATGCCATTAACAACGATAACCCACAATGGGAAGCCTTATATACCGATGCCTTCTTGGGCTTAATGGCATTTTGTCAGCAGTTGATGCGTTTAGATTATGCCCAGAGCATGGCTTTAAACAACATCACTTCTACGCCCTTAATGTTGCTGATTGATGAGCCTTGGCTTGCTCACTTAAGCCGAGCTGATTTATATCAGCAGCTAAGTAGTATGCGAGGTGAACTGAACATCGAGCGTTTACGTTATCGACAGCAGATCTTGCATTGGTTAAATGTACAACAGCAGCGAAAACAGCAGGTGCATATTGCCAGTGGGCCGCTGCTTAGTCTAAACAGCCGTGATTGGCGGGTTCCACTAATTCGCCAGCGCCTTGCTGAATTTGATATTGCTAACCAGTTCGCCGATTTGCAGTTAGATACTATGGATGCAGACACGGTAAGTGCTTTAAAGCGTTTCCAAGCGCAGCATGGTTTAAAGGCCGACGGCATAGTAGGAAGCGATACTCTGTATTGGCTAAATTTTAAGCCAGTAAATCGTTCTAAAATGTTGGCCAAAAATTTACTGCGTAAGCAGCTACTCGAGCGTTTTATGCTGAGTTCTAATCAGCAGCGGATTATGGTTAATGTACCGGCTTACCAGATGACTTACCTTGATAAAGACAGTGAGGTTTTTCAATCTAAAGTGGTGGTTGGTAGAGCGTCACGAGCTACGCCTTTATTAGTGAGTGAAATAAGCAGTGTAGTGATAAACCCTTATTGGAACGTGCCACGAACCATTGTTCGTAAAGACATTATCCCTAAACTGCGCCGCGACCCTACCTATGTTGACCAGCAGCGTTTTGAGTTGTTTGATTATCAAGGTCAAGCGGTTCCCAGTGAGCAAATCGATTGGACACTGGTTAAAGATACCGGAGCTTTTCCTTATCGTATGCGCCAGCGCCCAGGCCCTGGTAATGCATTAGGTGCTTATAAATTCCATTTTGATAACCAATTTGCGGTTTATTTACATGATACTTCTTCACCGGAGTTGTTCTCCGAACAACAGCGGGCTTTTAGCTCCGGTTGCGTGCGGGTAGAAGCAGCAGATTACTTAGCAGATACTTTGCTTAAGCAGGCAGGGTATAGCGAACAGTATAAACAGCGTTTGATTGCTAAAGGTGATCCGAAGTGGGTTCCGTTGAAGCAAAAAGTACCGGTTTACTTGGTGTATTTCACTTCTTGGTTTGATGGCGGTGGTGGACTACATTATCGAAAAGATATTTATAATTTTTCCTCACTTGATTCTTCTTTAGCGAGCTAG
- a CDS encoding methyl-accepting chemotaxis protein, with translation MKLKVVTRTLLGFAVLLALLLVVALIGQLNMRQLESQLDQTVSRLAPMAEQINQLSGLLLNSARKVGLHSNSQNSEQAQQLEQQVNSLFSSYGQRIQSLSLLAQPYPQIVDGLEQLDQDVNNIKTTSQTQIALANEAQQAQQLLSSQRQSFSQKWKNFAGDMEFMIEMVEENAEWVVTGMQADIAAFSGSLEKLFYAQNPQQFDSQFSVVSSYYKSLLQKQEQLLKLDPASGEEIAVYFDLLKQAFASNGLFANLKNQQVVLSRQNEQLLTLNQQTDQALSLLDNTSEQLSQIIAAAHKQAQQSSSSALLQTGLVLLLSILITVFVAWNVSRQIRLPLANTLAQIKRMVDGDFSANTGPKSDDEFGQIATHLLELSAQMNQVISQMSSNAKQLAASAKSGLATSEHSHKVIQEQQDQSQLVAVAVSQMEVGVNEVSEQAQQSRDDIGQVNQLTGKSHQAAQSTLATTNQLQTTVVDASQQVSELKQQSDDINRIVDVIQGIAEQTNLLALNAAIEAARAGEQGRGFAVVADEVRGLATRSREATQEILTMIEQLQGRAQQAMDMMVQGETMVGSCINEAEQSSQQLEQVAQLLSTVQQRSEDIANNAQDKHTVALQVANNVEKIVELSELANRDAHQTQQISDALQQQSQQQLSELSGFKLA, from the coding sequence ATGAAACTCAAAGTTGTTACCCGCACGCTACTTGGCTTTGCTGTTCTACTGGCACTGCTATTAGTGGTAGCACTAATTGGCCAACTCAATATGCGCCAACTAGAAAGCCAACTAGATCAAACTGTTAGCCGTTTAGCTCCTATGGCAGAGCAAATAAACCAACTATCGGGCTTATTACTTAACTCGGCGCGTAAAGTGGGTTTACACAGCAACAGCCAAAACTCCGAGCAAGCACAACAACTTGAGCAGCAAGTTAACAGCTTATTTAGCAGCTACGGCCAACGCATTCAGTCGCTATCTCTGCTTGCTCAGCCCTACCCTCAAATAGTCGATGGTTTAGAACAGCTAGACCAAGACGTGAATAACATTAAAACCACCAGCCAAACGCAAATCGCCTTAGCAAATGAAGCTCAGCAAGCTCAACAGTTGCTAAGCAGTCAGCGACAAAGTTTTAGCCAGAAATGGAAAAACTTTGCCGGTGATATGGAATTTATGATTGAAATGGTTGAAGAGAATGCCGAATGGGTCGTCACTGGCATGCAAGCCGACATTGCTGCATTTTCTGGCTCTCTGGAAAAACTGTTTTATGCTCAAAACCCACAGCAATTTGATTCACAATTTAGTGTGGTATCTAGTTATTACAAATCACTGCTGCAAAAGCAGGAACAACTGCTCAAACTAGACCCAGCAAGCGGCGAAGAAATTGCTGTTTATTTCGACTTACTCAAGCAAGCCTTTGCTAGCAATGGCTTATTTGCCAATCTAAAGAATCAACAAGTGGTGCTTAGTCGACAAAACGAGCAACTGCTTACCTTAAACCAACAAACTGATCAGGCCTTAAGCTTGCTCGATAATACCTCGGAACAATTAAGCCAAATTATTGCTGCGGCTCATAAACAGGCCCAACAAAGCTCTAGCTCAGCCCTGTTACAAACTGGCCTAGTGCTGCTTTTGTCTATTCTCATCACGGTGTTTGTAGCCTGGAATGTAAGCCGTCAAATTCGCCTACCTTTGGCAAACACATTAGCGCAAATAAAACGCATGGTTGATGGCGACTTTAGCGCCAATACCGGACCTAAATCTGATGATGAATTTGGCCAAATTGCCACCCACTTGCTAGAGCTAAGCGCTCAGATGAATCAAGTGATTAGCCAAATGAGCAGCAATGCTAAACAACTGGCTGCCAGTGCCAAAAGTGGCTTAGCCACCAGCGAACACTCACATAAAGTGATTCAAGAGCAGCAGGATCAAAGCCAGTTAGTTGCAGTAGCAGTAAGCCAAATGGAAGTGGGAGTTAACGAAGTCTCGGAGCAAGCTCAGCAAAGCCGTGACGACATTGGCCAAGTAAATCAACTTACCGGGAAAAGCCACCAAGCAGCGCAATCGACCTTAGCCACAACCAATCAACTACAAACCACCGTGGTAGATGCCAGCCAGCAAGTGAGTGAACTTAAACAACAAAGTGATGACATCAATCGCATCGTAGACGTTATTCAAGGCATTGCAGAACAAACCAACTTATTGGCGTTAAATGCAGCCATTGAAGCAGCGCGCGCTGGAGAACAAGGAAGAGGTTTTGCAGTAGTCGCCGATGAGGTTAGAGGTTTAGCGACTCGTAGCCGCGAGGCAACCCAAGAGATCCTGACCATGATTGAGCAGCTGCAAGGCCGCGCTCAACAAGCCATGGATATGATGGTGCAAGGCGAAACCATGGTTGGCAGCTGTATCAACGAGGCCGAGCAAAGTTCTCAACAGCTAGAACAAGTGGCCCAATTACTAAGTACCGTGCAACAACGCAGTGAAGACATTGCCAACAATGCTCAAGATAAACACACCGTAGCCTTACAAGTGGCAAACAATGTAGAAAAGATTGTCGAGCTAAGCGAATTGGCAAACCGAGATGCCCACCAAACCCAGCAAATTAGTGATGCCCTCCAGCAGCAATCACAACAACAACTCAGTGAGTTATCTGGCTTTAAGTTAGCTTAA